The Engraulis encrasicolus isolate BLACKSEA-1 chromosome 11, IST_EnEncr_1.0, whole genome shotgun sequence nucleotide sequence TCAGAAGCTACTGGTCGGTCTCACCTCTCAACCGGCGAGCGCTACAGATTAAGGTGATTCAGATTTCATGTTCTCTGGCTGAAAGCCAGAAAAAACTTAACTACAACTTAACACAACTCGTCACAACACAGGAAGTTGTCCTGAAATGCTGATATCAATTTTCACTATTATTACATACACACCTGAGAAGAGCTGAAGCAGTTTGTCCAATATTGTGTCATCATTGATCCATCCTGCTCAGTTTGGGCATGCAGCCCGCCGGGATTAGTTGGCTAGATTTGCTCTATAGACAAAAATGTGTCATCCATTTACCCTGCTGAGTTTGACTACAGCTGTCAAAGCACGAGCCAGAGCCAGAGTTTGCAATTTTAACATTAGATGTACTTTTGCGTGTCAAGTGTGCTCAAACTGTCTCAATATTTCATGGCAAATAAGAAATTCTGTTCGGCACTGAAAATGAtggtgaaaatgaaagaaaaagagttTTCATAATGCTTTAGGTTGAATTGACCTTGACTTCCTAAGGAGTGCCTTAATCGACATTCCAGAACAGGTTGTTATGAAGGATGACGTTTTCACATTCCCAAAAGGACAATGTCTGGCAAAAAGCCACATGTTGCTTTTGCACATAGCGTCTCTTGCTAGCTCCACACAACACAAGTGGTTCAATATCCTGTTGTTAAACATTTATCTCCTCTGTTGCTCAAAAGCTTTAACGAGTTAATGGTCAGATACGTACATAGGCTACTATCCGTCAGAGACAAGTAAATACATATTACATACATATTGTAGAAACACTAACTGGCTGGGAAGAGACACAACATGGCCGTATAAACAGCATGTGTACACATCCATTGACAAGGCTTCAGAAAATGGCCACCGCCACACACAATGGGGCCCCGAGCACATGTTTGTTTACTGACCATGTGCAGTGCACGAAGAGCAATTCATCCTGAGAAATTCATACTGAAACATTTTGACCAATAACAGGAATTCCCATTGCTTTCTGTTTCCTATTGCTTTCTCTTTGACAAGATTTTTTTGTCAGTTTAGTTTTGTTTGTGTGCTGCATCGAACAGATTCAAAAAAAGGTAttcaactaaactaaactgaactaagataaactaaactaaactaaactaaactgaactaaaAATGTCTCCTCTTCTAGAATCTGTGTGATATATATTACAGCTCTGCTTTACGGAAAATGATAAATGATAAACCATGTTTATATAAAATACAACTGTCAAGATctgattagagtgtgtgtgttaaaggggtatgccactattttggggcttaatacagttaaaatcgttggccaggtttataaaggtggtaaagtgtcttattttccatgtaagccgttgtcttgctttaagacaagttaaaagagggagcatgttgctaagccagtgaaagtcaatggatccgtctagcatgctacatgctacagtgatgcattgactttcactagcttagctacatactccctcttttaacttgtcttaaagcaagacaacgcttaacaggaaaaacaagacactttaccacctttataaaccccggccaacgattttaactgtattaagccccaaaatagtggcatacccctttaaagtacAGCAATATGTGTGTTTAATATAAGCCACGTGTGACCTGTTAATAATACTAAACCCATTTTCTCTGCTTTCCTTTCCCCGaacaccctccatctctccatcgctccactcctccatctgtgcactcctccacatcctccaccaCCTCGATCCCCCCCCCTTCCACCACTCCATAACCTCCACCCCTCCGCTCCACtgctccatccatccaccccttcATCTGTCTACCCATCCACCCGTCCATCCCTCCGccactcctccacatcctcctcccctcGATCCCCTCCTTCCACCACTCCATAACCTCCACTGCTTcatccatccacccctccatccatccatccacccctccatccatccatccatccctccatccctcggcCACTGCTGTGCAGCGCTGTACGCCATGGAGATCAGTGTAGAGAAGGACCTGAAGACGGGCGGCACCCGGATCGTGTCGGCGTCCCCCGTCAGCCCCGAGGAGTTGCAGGCGCAGCACCAGCGCGGCGTCAAGGTGTACGACGACGGCCGCAAGGTGATCTACGAGGTGCGCTCGGgcgtctccaccaccaccaccgtggaGAACGGCGTGCACACCTGGAGCCCCACGGACGTGGACGAGCTGATGCAGCGCGTCGGCCAGGCCCAGCGACAGAAACAGAACCAGAACGCCGCCGACGCCAACACCGCTGACGCCGACGACACCGGTCCGGATCCGGGCCCAGGCCGCACCGCCGGCACGGCTGGCAAGGTGGTGGTGACGCCCGCCGAGCCCGACGTGCCACCTCCCGGGAGTTCGACAGAGGACCtcgacaaccaccaccaccacaagctgGAGATCGTGGAGCGTGGCGGTGGCGGATCCAGGAGCACGGAACCGCCACCGGTGCCGGTGCCGACGAGCGAGGCGGTGACGGGAGCGCCCGAGGCCACGGCGGACAAGCCGGTCACCATGATCTTCATGGGCTACCACAGCGTGCAGGACGAGGACGAGACCCGCAAGCTGCTGGGCTTCGACGGCACCATCAAGGCGGAGATCATCCTGATCGACGAGGACGACGAGAAGTCGCTGCGCGAGAAGACCGTCACCGACGCCTCCGCCTCCGTGGTGGACACTGGCGGCAACGCGGCCGACCTGGTGTCGGGACGCCCGCCGCTGTCCGACAGCACCGAACTGTCCTCGGAGGGCAAGGACGagagcgcagcagcagcagcaacagcagataCTAAGGAACTGCCCACAGCCACAGCAGGTATAGAAAAGAAAAAACGCTGCCAGTGCTGTACTATCATGtgacctctttttttttctccaacactatatttttttccttatttttttgttttttttttcctaattttctcttcttcttctactactactactactactactacttcttccTCGGAGCACTCTCACAACTCGGCTCTTCCTCCCTTTAAAAGAACTCAAAAACAAACATTACAAAATGGCTCCTTCTTCTCCTACTAACAGCACCTCTAGCTGTCTGCgtgctctcctttctcttccccctTGGCCTACTTTCCCACAGAAAGTTTGGttccacagctgaggagaacTGTTCCCGGAGGCCAAAACAGGTTTGGACAAAAACAGGGGGGATCGTCAGGCCTGTCTGTAGCATCTGACACTCATACTAAGAAGAGCATTACATATTTCATCTTGGAGCATTGAAAAggaaataaatgttaaaaaaaaaaaaaaatcttggaggACAAGGAACAGTATTAGTCAGATTATTTAAATATGTATCAGTATTTAACTAATTTTTAAAgagtataaaataaataaaagatgtgTCAGTCTTAAAGCTGTACATTCAAGAATGATATAAAATTGCCACTTCCACTGAGAGCTTTATAAAGTAGTGTAGCATAGGTAGAAACATTGAGAGTAAgggtttgacacacacacacacacacacacacacacacacacacacacacacacacacacacacacacacacacaaacaaaaacaatgccaACATTGTGAGAATGGCCAGTGTGATATGAAGCAGTGTGGTATCCATGCACTCATAGCGCCATGCACTCTGTAAATACGTTCGCTCATCATACATTTGTCCAGTGGCCTTACTGAAGCATCTCAACTGCTACTCTCTTGATAACAGGatggatgtttgtttgtttgttattttttcccTCTGCTTACAGTTCCGGAGTAAAGTCTAagtcttttttccctcttctgtGGCAGTGTCAGTAAGACAATGTGCACGTTATGTTCTGTACTGCACATTCAATCCCACTTTGCACCGGTGCAGCTATAGTGGTGTGCCTCAGTGCAAATGTACCGTATATCAGTAGGCGAGGAGTCAACAACCCTGGGggatgaatttctcaaaaccaaagttgcttactacattagctactttgttgttttcatttgcattttcccattggcaactaccaaagttgctaacaggctagcaacttctgttttgagaaactcaccccagttcaGAAGTAAacaccctgccacagattcctcCCACCATGGGGGACTTCACTGAATAACTGGTCTGCCTGTCTTGAGGAGAATTGTCTAACgtacaagtagaagtactcttgcagatgtaattacaagacCAGAGTTATTATATTAGATAGTTAAACTGTGTAATATGATacttctagtgttgtaattacatctgtgagAGTACTGGTCTTGAGTACACATTACGATCAGCTGATTTTGTGTGATCATCACAGTGACAGGGTTTTGACTTGCTGAAtacgggattgacacctctgatcaGTGGGTTGAATTATTTATCATGAAACAatgagtgctttccaatatgcatactcctgtcctccacttgtgcttgtggacttgcctcacctcctggcccctcagcctagccacaacaacttttgggggactattcttcatttaccatccagtttgcaaatgagaaaataacgtaacaattgagctttcgtgagatattgaaatataatgctgttgtcagtggtgTCATCACAGCAtatcacttcctggtacgaggccacaaccacacaagtggaggacgcaaggtcgcatattggaacgcacactatGACGGTGTCTGAACACTTCCTTTCATCATCATCTCCTGACTTCCCAGCGATTGGTCGGCTCCTTCAGGGCAGCTACTGTAACTGGCCTTGACTTTCAggtgtctcgtctcgtcttcttTCAGGTGTTTCGTCTCGTCTTCTTTCAggtgtctcgtctcgtcttctcCAATATTTGTCCAGTGTCTTGACCATGTTTAGATACTGCAGTAAGGCATTATGCCATGGTTTGCTGAAACATAAGGTCCAACAAATGCTGATAAACCGGCCATTTGTCGGCCTGTACTTTACACTAATCTTTTCTTTTACCTGGTGCTTTTGGTCGTAAGATGTCTGCTAATATGTGTCTAGTACCCACACTCATCGGTTAAGATAAGAACTTCTAAAAATATACCAATTGTGCAATGCTGCAGATCTTCAATTCACAATTGTGCAAATGATATGATTCTCTCACACCAGTTCAGCACTGTCCTAACTGATCCATACCTTGAGGAAGACACTTTTTTATACAGCTTGATCCTAGTTTACATATTCAGTTGGCAAGCTGTGTAATATCAAGGGATCTTTTCTGGTTGAAAATATATTTCAGGACATGACTGCCTTCATTATTTGAAACATTACCAAGTTACAAAAAGCACAATATATTGGAGATGGGGTCTGTCTATGCATCACCAAAAGCTGAAACTGCCAGGACAGAGTCCCAATTTTATACCAGCGACCGCTTAGCAGTTAGAATCCCGAGAAGATATCCGTAATAATATTGGCACTGACTGACTACATTGGCATTATATGCAAACATAGCATAACCATGAACACCAAGACACTTATATGAAGGATTAGAAATTGTTAGAAATGCTTTCATACAATTAGAAGTGCAGATTTTTTGGAATATTTCTCAGGGGTTTTGGACAATAAGTCATCTGAGTGTCA carries:
- the palm2akap2 gene encoding palm2 and akap2 fusion isoform X2, which translates into the protein MAEAELHKERLQALAEKRKRQSEIEDKRQQLDDFVLQLQHLRSKAMRERWLLQGTTQDAEDSQRRQVEQDEQQVKHLEEAVHRLESEIGLLENEESQISAKEQVLRERLRETEKSIEDLQKSLQAQDGDAVSYVLPQIPGLLPELNSTSSATNAAAGKNNSQVPRKPALYAMEISVEKDLKTGGTRIVSASPVSPEELQAQHQRGVKVYDDGRKVIYEVRSGVSTTTTVENGVHTWSPTDVDELMQRVGQAQRQKQNQNAADANTADADDTGPDPGPGRTAGTAGKVVVTPAEPDVPPPGSSTEDLDNHHHHKLEIVERGGGGSRSTEPPPVPVPTSEAVTGAPEATADKPVTMIFMGYHSVQDEDETRKLLGFDGTIKAEIILIDEDDEKSLREKTVTDASASVVDTGGNAADLVSGRPPLSDSTELSSEGRMLVEHAPSAKNGGLPRNHAAQVSLAPSGSLMDLKQTRTL
- the palm2akap2 gene encoding palm2 and akap2 fusion isoform X1, which codes for MAEAELHKERLQALAEKRKRQSEIEDKRQQLDDFVLQLQHLRSKAMRERWLLQGTTQDAEDSQRRQVEQDEQQVKHLEEAVHRLESEIGLLENEESQISAKEQVLRERLRETEKSIEDLQKSLQAQDGDAVSYVLPQIPGLLPELNSTSSATNAAAGKNNSQVPRKPALYAMEISVEKDLKTGGTRIVSASPVSPEELQAQHQRGVKVYDDGRKVIYEVRSGVSTTTTVENGVHTWSPTDVDELMQRVGQAQRQKQNQNAADANTADADDTGPDPGPGRTAGTAGKVVVTPAEPDVPPPGSSTEDLDNHHHHKLEIVERGGGGSRSTEPPPVPVPTSEAVTGAPEATADKPVTMIFMGYHSVQDEDETRKLLGFDGTIKAEIILIDEDDEKSLREKTVTDASASVVDTGGNAADLVSGRPPLSDSTELSSEGKDESAAAAATADTKELPTATAGRMLVEHAPSAKNGGLPRNHAAQVSLAPSGSLMDLKQTRTL
- the palm2akap2 gene encoding palm2 and akap2 fusion isoform X3 — its product is MAEAELHKERLQALAEKRKRQSEIEDKRQQLDDFVLQLQHLRSKAMRERWLLQGTTQDAEDSQRRQVEQDEQQVKHLEEAVHRLESEIGLLENEESQISAKEQVLRERLRETEKSIEDLQKSLQAQDGDAVSYVLPQIPGLLPELNSTSSATNAAAGKNNSQVPRKPALYAMEISVEKDLKTGGTRIVSASPVSPEELQAQHQRGVKVYDDGRKVIYEVRSGVSTTTTVENGVHTWSPTDVDELMQRVGQAQRQKQNQNAADANTADADDTGPDPGPGRTAGTAGKVVVTPAEPDVPPPGSSTEDLDNHHHHKLEIVERGGGGSRSTEPPPVPVPTSEAVTGAPEATADKPVTMIFMGYHSVQDEDETRKLLGFDGTIKAEIILIDEDDEKSLREKTVTDASASVVDTGGNAADLVSGRPPLSDSTELSSEGKDESAAAAATADTKELPTATAGIEKKKRCQCCTIM